GAGCCGGTCCGTCCCCAGTGGGAGCCGGTCCGGTGCCGTCCTCGGCGGCGCCCTCCTCCTCCCGCAGCCGCGGCTCGACCCGGTTCTCGGGGAGGTAGCCGGACTCGTCGGCGAAGAACGCGCGGATGCGGTCCATGTCCGCGCGGACGTCGCCGGTGAGGTCGAAGGTGGGGCCCAGTCCCGTGGTCATGGTGGTGCGGTCCACGAAGCCGAGCGTCACCGGCAGTCCCGTCGCCCGCGCGATCCGGTAGAAGCCGGACTTCCAGTGCGTGTGCCCGCTGCGGGTGCCGTCGGGCGTGATGACCAGGCCGAACACCTTTCCGGCATGGACCTCGGAGATCACCTCGTCGAGCACGCGGCTCGGGTCGCGGCGGTCCACCGGGATCCCGCCGAGGGCGCGCATGACCGGGCCCTTCCAGCCGGTGAACAGCGTGTGCTTGCCCAGCCAGCGCAGCTTCACGCGCAGGCGCCACCCGATCGCGAGCATGAACACGAAGTCCCAGTTGGAGGTGTGCGGGGCGCCGATGAAGATCGTGGGTCGGTCCGGGACCCGCTCGACGACGAGCTTCCACGGTCCCAGGGCCCAGAACGCACGGGCGATGAGCTGACGGAGCATGGCCACAACCTAGAGCAGGAAGGGCCCTGCGACCGGCACATACGCGGCGGAAGCGGACACCTGTCGCCGTCAGCCGTCAGGCGTCAGCCGTCGGCCGGCCGGCGCCGGGTCCGCTTCAGGTCCGCGCGGCGCTTCTTCGCCTCGAGCCGCCGACGGCGCGAACCCGCGGTGGGGCGCGTCACGCGGCGCGGCACCTCGGGGGCGACCGCCTCGCGCAGCAGCGCGGCCAGCCGTTCCCGAGCCTC
This genomic interval from Brachybacterium aquaticum contains the following:
- a CDS encoding 1-acyl-sn-glycerol-3-phosphate acyltransferase yields the protein MLRQLIARAFWALGPWKLVVERVPDRPTIFIGAPHTSNWDFVFMLAIGWRLRVKLRWLGKHTLFTGWKGPVMRALGGIPVDRRDPSRVLDEVISEVHAGKVFGLVITPDGTRSGHTHWKSGFYRIARATGLPVTLGFVDRTTMTTGLGPTFDLTGDVRADMDRIRAFFADESGYLPENRVEPRLREEEGAAEDGTGPAPTGDGPAPTEDGPTA